In Mucilaginibacter celer, one DNA window encodes the following:
- a CDS encoding PAS domain-containing sensor histidine kinase, producing MNRGIRNINSLGATLPEYTTNGAYIGNWKIQLRSNKIAVCPRMRKILELEKGYDDSLNDFFDLVKPGQLNQLIHEFKVACFNGTRFEKRVQIVTPRGTEKWVQLTGVLYSRRWGTAEQMIGTVEDVTQKVNEECLGMAIINHELRAPLSIIKLNTQTLINQLGHSINKQPVKLLNMVDQHINGFTRLIEEYLSASAGDDKAGQLNFSLFDLNDLIDIVLGEMRILYTSHRFCKLSANEPVLIRGDKYKIMQVLINYFTNAAKFSPQCSRITISVNCIDSHVEVAINDEGAGINEENGQVLFQKFYQCNQKSVRQKNSKGLGLYIVKNIIQKHGGTVRAENGANGGAVFYFSLPIGEQNKFNTTGQEAVKLMA from the coding sequence ATGAACAGGGGAATCAGAAATATTAACAGCCTTGGCGCAACTTTGCCCGAATACACCACTAACGGGGCATACATAGGTAACTGGAAAATTCAGCTCCGGTCAAACAAAATTGCTGTTTGTCCGCGTATGCGCAAAATACTCGAACTTGAAAAAGGTTATGACGATAGTCTTAACGATTTTTTTGATCTGGTTAAGCCTGGTCAGCTAAATCAACTGATCCACGAGTTTAAGGTAGCCTGCTTTAACGGCACCCGGTTTGAAAAACGGGTGCAGATAGTAACCCCACGGGGTACCGAAAAATGGGTTCAGCTAACCGGCGTATTGTATTCGCGCCGCTGGGGCACAGCCGAGCAAATGATAGGCACGGTTGAAGATGTTACCCAAAAAGTAAATGAAGAATGCCTGGGTATGGCCATTATTAACCATGAGCTGCGTGCGCCTTTATCAATCATCAAACTCAATACCCAAACCTTAATTAACCAGTTGGGGCATAGCATCAATAAACAGCCGGTTAAGCTTTTAAATATGGTTGATCAGCATATTAACGGCTTTACCAGGCTTATTGAAGAATACCTGTCGGCATCCGCAGGCGATGATAAAGCAGGGCAACTTAATTTTAGTTTGTTTGATTTGAACGATTTAATTGATATCGTACTTGGCGAAATGCGTATTTTATACACCAGTCATCGGTTTTGCAAATTATCGGCCAATGAGCCGGTATTGATAAGGGGCGATAAGTACAAAATTATGCAGGTGTTGATCAACTATTTTACCAACGCGGCAAAGTTTTCGCCGCAATGCTCGCGCATTACCATCAGTGTAAACTGCATAGACAGCCATGTTGAAGTGGCCATAAATGACGAAGGTGCCGGTATTAACGAAGAGAACGGACAAGTGCTGTTTCAAAAATTTTACCAGTGTAACCAAAAATCGGTAAGGCAAAAAAACAGCAAAGGTTTGGGCTTATACATTGTTAAAAATATTATTCAAAAACACGGCGGCACGGTACGGGCCGAAAATGGAGCTAACGGAGGTGCCGTATTTTACTTCAGTTTGCCAATTGGCGAGCAAAACAAATTTAACACAACCGGGCAGGAGGCGGTAAAACTAATGGCATAA
- a CDS encoding RrF2 family transcriptional regulator yields the protein MGIFSKTCEYAIRAVFLIAQRTADGNRVGIKEIAASIDSPEHFLAKILQDLSRRGIIQSVKGPNGGFYLDEQSLARPLADVIEAVDGGGIFRDCGLGLKECSSKNPCPLHFEFLDVRNRLQKMLENITIGQFNEDLNLGIVVLKK from the coding sequence ATGGGAATATTTTCAAAAACATGTGAGTATGCTATAAGGGCTGTTTTTTTAATAGCCCAGCGCACGGCCGATGGTAATAGGGTAGGGATAAAGGAAATAGCTGCCAGCATTGATTCGCCCGAGCATTTCCTGGCCAAAATACTACAGGATTTGAGCAGGCGGGGCATTATCCAATCGGTAAAAGGGCCCAACGGTGGTTTTTACCTTGATGAGCAAAGCCTGGCCCGCCCCCTGGCCGATGTGATAGAAGCTGTTGATGGCGGAGGCATATTCAGGGATTGCGGTTTGGGTTTGAAAGAATGCTCATCAAAAAATCCCTGTCCGCTGCACTTCGAATTTTTAGATGTGCGCAACCGCCTGCAAAAAATGCTCGAAAATATTACCATAGGCCAGTTTAATGAAGATTTGAACCTGGGTATTGTAGTGCTTAAAAAATAA